One Trichoderma asperellum chromosome 5, complete sequence genomic region harbors:
- a CDS encoding uncharacterized protein (EggNog:ENOG41~antiSMASH:Cluster_5.1), with product MEASNDGGREFVTEDFLVKVSIYQAPVKISVRWSISGSSLYFQSLDLLLRLFPISARDEDLEERINIPNASGTALETLVRRIWHLRQLSVHKTDVAIKVILAPRGGYVCRSDILDVRMQHSDYVDNVISLSTWDKCLPSVLSNNRALLVPLMSSATGALLVKQSRLPTSETLKLLQQDLDMRLSFNWILPTRPAARRVAVVGGRPMPDPKSGIHNSSGFFQAAQALGISIVVFDEQGHWLEGERYAHLREDFIAIDMSNVEELPHKLVQAVRKRHDKIDGIVTFTDDYVVATSQAAEILGLPTEPAQEMKRVHYKHEMRKVVHENNIQAVSLDSVQQLDDADIAEMLKTLQYPMVVKPCRGMTSKGVKKVTDEASMRQAVHMLHEDEGISTEYGILIETYVDGPEFDANFVLWEGQVLFLEVTDNFPCLADASSATLADNFAETVQISNTRLPPDEVETIRSSVLRSLLKLGLKSGVFHCEGRIMNSSMRYKDVNGNGIVDLVASNAATPGQKPEVFLIEINVRPPGTGGTWATLLTYGVDLGALQFLRALNDRTRFEALSAPFAYSSSNPGDGGGAQWWTAHCMIPIHCDKIRVPENFFEKLYQAIPEIVPHVTRAEMYATPGTVVSTTAGIGWIAYMLLGTRISRAHALYMYQHVAETSKKVLNASNYDSGYES from the exons ATGGAGGCGAGCAATGATGGAGGGAGAGAATTTGTAACGGAGGACTTCTTGGTAAAAGTCTCTATTTACCAAG CTCCCGTGAAAATTTCAGTTCGGTGGAGCATCTCTGGGTCGTCACTGTATTTTCAAAGTCTCGATCTGCTGCTTCGCCTATTCCCAATATCGGCCCGCGACGAGGACCTAGAGGAGCGTATCAATATTCCTAACGCCTCTGGGACTGCGCTTGAGACGCTGGTGCGTCGCATATGGCATCTGCGCCAGTTGTCGGTCCACAAAACAGATGTAGCCATAAAGGTGATACTTGCTCCACGGGGCGGATACGTGTGCAGGAGCGACATCCTTGACGTTCGAATGCAACACTCAGATTACGTCGACAACGTAATTTCCTTGTCAACCTGGGACAAATGTCTTCCATCAGTATTATCCAATAACAGGGCTCTTTTAGTCCCTTTGATGTCATCCGCCACCGGAGCACTGCTTGTAAAGCAGTCTCGACTTCCCACTTCGGAAACTCTGAAGCTACTGCAGCAAGATCTGGATATGCGTTTATCCTTTAATTGGATACTTCCAACAAGACCAGCTGCTCGCCGCGTGGCTGTCGTCGGTGGTCGTCCCATGCCCGATCCGAAGAGCGGGATACATAATTCGTCAGGCTTCTTCCAGGCTGCTCAGGCGCTTGGTATATCGATCGTAGTTTTTGATGAACAAGGCCATTGGCTTGAAGGAGAAAGATATGCTCATCTTCGTGAGGATTTTATTGCAATTGATATGTCAAATGTGGAAGAGTTACCCCACAAATTAGTTCAGGCCGTCAGAAAAAGACATGATAAAATAGACGGCATCGTTACGTTCACTGATGATTACGTTGTCGCAACTTCTCAAGCGGCAGAAATACTTGGTTTACCGACCGAACCAGCTCAGGAGATGAAGCGAGTGCACTACAAGCACGAAATGCGCAAGGTCGTCCACGAAAATAACATCCAGGCCGTCTCCCTAGACAGTGTGCAGCAACTGGACGATGCTGATATTGCGGAGATGCTCAAAACCTTACAATACCCGATGGTAGTGAAACCGTGTCGCGGAATGACCTCTAAGGGCGTTAAGAAAGTCACCGACGAAGCTAGCATGCGTCAAGCCGTTCACATGCTacatgaagatgaaggcatTTCGACAGAGTATGGCATCTTGATCGAAACTTACGTCGACGGACCTGAGTTTGATGCAAATTTTGTACTGTGGGAGGGCCAAGTCCTCTTTCTTGAAGTAACAGATAACTTCCCCTGTCTCGCTGATGCGAGCAGTGCCACGCTAGCCGACAATTTCGCTGAGACGGTACAGATCTCGAACACGAGACTACCTCCTGATGAAGTGGAAACTATTCGTTCATCTGTGCTTCGTAGCCTTTTGAAACTGGGTTTAAAGTCGGGTGTGTTTCATTGCGAAGGGCGGATCATGAATTCATCTATGCGGTACAAAGACGTCAACGGTAATGGTATTGTAGACCTTGTCGCCAGCAACGCTGCTACTCCAGGTCAAAAACCAGAAGTATTTCTCATCGAAATCAATGTTCGCCCGCCTGGAACGGGCGGTACATGGGCAACACTCCTCACATATGGTGTCGACCTCGGCGCTCTGCAATTTCTCCGCGCTCTCAATGATCGTACCCGTTTTGAAGCCTTATCAGCACCTTTTGCCTACTCCAGCTCCAATCCCGGTGATGGCGGTGGTGCTCAGTGGTGGACTGCGCACTGCATGATTCCCATCCACTGCGACAAAATTCGAGTCCCCGAAAACTTTTTCGAGAAGCTGTATCAAGCAATTCCAGAGATAGTGCCTCATGTTACTAGAGCTGAAATGTACGCGACTCCTGGAACTGTTGTATCAACTACGGCGGGTATTGGATGGATAGCTTATATGTTGCTGGGCACGAGGATTAGTCGGGCGCATGCACTGTATATGTACCAGCACGTTGCAGAGACGAGTAAGAAAGTATTGAATGCGAGTAACTATGACTCGGGGTATGAATCGTAG
- a CDS encoding uncharacterized protein (EggNog:ENOG41~SMCOG1288:ABC transporter related protein~antiSMASH:Cluster_5.1~TransMembrane:16 (o27-47i59-83o89-110i122-142o154-172i266-287o307-328i379-396o402-425i483-505o511-529i875-903o915-943i1018-1037o1102-1123i1130-1153o)), with translation MPFTAGEGQLFQQNDEQFDFNIEFEQVFLSIIPSALFIIASLWMSVTQARKPAVVNAPIFRFIKVGAIAIYTILQLTLLVLAATGHFHATRIFIAASVLKLFSGVFMIPLSIVEHSRSARPSILLTGYLFLSLLLDVTQARTLYLSSAISAERIYSNLFTAATALKAVVLVLESQQKSKWISWNEKEHSPEETSGIFSLGVFFWMNRLFLAGYKKVLFIDDLYSLDSSLDPKTLREKFYQNLNYSRMKGDKFGLTKVLIRTLKGPLLLPIIPRLGLLGFTFAQPFFIERLLDYLAEDELDPNIGYGFIGASLFIYAGIALCWAFHRYYHHRMRTMLRSILVTETFITATKARIGTGDDTAALTLMSTDIERIRMGFRQLHDIWASVIQVALSAWMLNSQLGAVFVAPIGVVVLCFIGLVILMNFIGNAQRDWMALVQKRVGLTATVIASMKNLKISGISSSVSNFVQNLRVEELVAGVRFRKIFIGAALLGFIPLLISPALTFAFTQNQLNASRVFTSLSFLTLLTLPLSQVFQSIPEVISALACIGRIQAFLECETREDFRQVFTDIRRSSEKAPIDNVPSSDLEVVIQNGNFGWEADKFVLRDVNIQIPKSSLTLVVGPVGSGKSTLCKALLGEIPFHEGHLILNTRVPHVGFCDQTAFLSNGSVKDNIVGFSPVNNERYAEVIDATALAFDFATLPQGDQTNVGSDGISLSGGQKQRVSLARALYLQTNLLILDDVFSGLDANTEEQVFRKVFGVDGLLKRRRSTVLLCTHSIRNLPSADYVIALGDGTISEQGTFKELMANQGYLQRLGLKNSFDDDTSSEISTSKQSVQELKSQVNQGKTANVTIAPEMDASRQVGDGTVYKHYMKSMGWFLATCALFFASLWGFFLNFSTIWLTYWVDDINAEHPVHSYAYWAGLYALLQACALISLFLLGASIWIVSIKKAGANLHQDILRTLFRAPLRFFTDTDTGVITNLFSQDLNLIDTELPDAVVSTLFSITQVVGQMAVMLTSSRYLAISFPFLIALLYMVQRFYLRTSRQLRLLDLEAKSPLYTHFLDTVRGITTLRAFGFIPDDIRKNARLLTSSQRPSYLLLMIQEWLNLVLNVVVMLLAVAMTTLAVRLHSNSAFAGAALYSLLSFGENLAGIVLFWTNLETSLGAIARLKTFNETVKPEDREEETTIPPEQWPQRGVVELKGVSANYAVEDRDSAVTNLALRNIHLMVDSGEKVAICGRTGSGKSSLIALLLKILDPISATAENIWIDDLPLHRLDRSVLRQRIIAVPQEAVFLPDGSTFQANLDVSEEATREECEAVLAAVGLWKFIQERGGLDAGMSASTFSAGQRQLMSLGRALLKRSIRKQKSGTNTKHGGILLLDEVSSSVDKETERVMQEIIRTEFKDYTVIAVSHRLDMIMDFDRVVVMDTGEIVEVGNPVVLSREAESKFGDLVRVRNK, from the exons ATGCCTTTTACTGCTGGAGAGGGCCAACTGTTCCAGCAGAATGACGAGCAATTCGACTTCAATATAGAGTTTGAGCAGGTGTTTTTATCTATTATACCCTCTGCTCTGTTTATAATAGCGTCGTTATGGATGTCGGTCACCCAGGCACGGAAACCTGCTGTGGTTAATGCGCCAATTTTCCGGTTCATCAAAGTG GGCGCTATCGCAATCTATACCATACTTCAACTCACGCTACTCGTTCTGGCTGCAACTGGACACTTCCACGCAACACGCATATTCATAGCTGCATCGgtcttaaagttattttcaGGCGTCTTCATGATACCTCTTAGTATCGTTGAACACAGCAGATCTGCGAGGCCTTCTATACTACTGACCGGCTACTTATTCCTATCTCTTCTGCTCGATGTGACCCAGGCAAGAACGCTTTATCTCTCATCAGCTATTTCAGCTGAGCGCATCTATAGCAATCTCTTTACTGCCGCTACAGCTCTGAAAGCTGTAGTGCTTGTGTTGGAGTCACAGCAAAAGTCTAAATGGATAAGCTGGAATGAGAAGGAGCATAGCCCAGAGGAAACAAGcggcattttctctcttggcgtcttcttctggatgAACAGGTTATTTTTGGCTGGATACAAGAAAGTTCTGTTTATCGACGATCTTTACTCCCTTGACAGCTCCTTGGACCCCAAAACGCTCCGCGAAAAGTTCTATCAGAATTTAAACTATTCTAGAATGAAAGGTGACAAATTTGGTCTTACAAAAGTTCTCATACGCACACTTAAAGGACCTCTGCTCCTTCCTATAATTCCACGTTTGGGATTACTTGGATTTACTTTCGctcaacctttttttattgaaAGGCTGTTAGATTATCTTGCTGAGGACGAACTTGATCCAAACATTGGATACGGTTTCATCGGTGCCAGTTTATTCATTTACGCAGGAATTGCCCTCTGCTGGGCCTTCCACCG GTATTACCATCATCGAATGCGAACTATGTTGAGGTCGATACTGGTCACCGAGACCTTTATCACAGCTACAAAGGCTCGTATCGGGACGGGCGATGACACTGCTGCGCTGACTCTAATGAGCACAGACATTGAGCGAATTAGGATGGGCTTTAGGCAGCTGCATGATATATGGGCAAGCGTGATCCAAGTCGCACTGTCTGCATGGATGTTAAATAGTCAACTTGGAGCAGTCTTTGTCGCACCCATTGGAGTAGTTGTTCTTTGCTTCATCGGCCTGGTGATCCTTATGAACTTCATCGGGAACGCACAGAGAGATTGGATGGCATTGGTCCAGAAACGAGTTGGCCTGACAGCCACAGTCATCGCTAGTATGAAGAATCTGAAGATATCCGgtatctcttcttctgttagCAATTTTGTACAGAATCTCCGCGTTGAGGAACTAGTCGCTGGAGTTCGGTTCCGCAAGATATTCATTGGAGCGGCTCTCCTAGGATTTATTCCGCTGCTGATCAGCCCAGCCCTTACCTTCGCATTCACTCAAAATCAACTAAATGCCTCAAGGGTATTTACGAGTCTCTCGTTTCTTACGCTTCTGACGTTGCCGCTATCTCAAGTATTCCAATCAATCCCCGAGGTCATCTCAGCACTAGCCTGCATAGGTCGAATTCAGGCGTTCTTGGAGTGCGAGACTCGTGAGGATTTCCGCCAAGTCTTTACTGATATTAGGCGGAGTTCGGAGAAAGCTCCAATAGACAATGTACCTTCGTCTGATTTGGAAGTGGTCATCCAAAATGGAAATTTTGGTTGGGAGGCAGATAAGTTTGTCTTGCGAGACGTTAACATTCAGATACCCAAGTCTTCACTTACTCTTGTGGTCGGACCTGTTGGCTCTGGAAAATCTACGCTCTGCAAGGCACTACTTGGAGAGATTCCTTTCCACGAAGGTCATCTGATTTTGAATACAAGGGTTCCGCACGTTGGATTTTGCGACCAAACTGCATTCCTTTCGAACGGGTcagttaaagataatatcGTGGGGTTTTCTCCAGTCAATAACGAGAGATATGCCGAAGTCATTGATGCTACAGCTCTGGCCTTCGATTTTGCCACTCTTCCACAAGGGGACCAAACAAATGTTGGTTCGGATGGCATCTCTCTATCCGGAGGCCAGAAACAACGCGTTTCTCTTGCACGAGCCCTATATTTGCAAACTAATTTGCTTATTCTTGACGACGTCTTCAGCGGTTTAGATGCGAATACAGAGGAGCAGGTCTTCCGAAAGGTTTTTGGGGTAGATGGACTACTCAAACGGCGACGCTCTACGGTTTTGCTATGTACTCATAGCATTCGAAATTTGCCCTCTGCAGACTATGTTATAGCGCTTGGAGACGGCACCATTAGCGAACAAGGAACCTTTAAGGAACTAATGGCTAATCAGGGTTATCTCCAACGTCTGGGTTTAAAGAATTCGTTTGACGACGATACCTCTTCGGAAATATCAACCTCGAAGCAAAGCGTGCAGGAATTGAAGTCGCAAGTAAACCAAGGGAAGACGGCCAATGTAACTATCGCGCCCGAGATGGATGCATCGCGGCAAGTTGGGGACGGCACAGTATACAAGCATTACATGAAGAGCATGGGATGGTTCCTGGCAACATGCGCTTTATTCTTTGCTTCACTCTGGGGCTTCTTCTTAAACTTCTCTACAATCT GGCTCACATACTGGGTCGATGATATCAACGCAGAACATCCAGTGCACTCTTATGCCTACTGGGCTGGATTATATGCTTTGCTTCAGGCTTGCGCCTTGATATCGCTCTTTCTCCTTGGTGCCTCGATCTGGATCGTCTCAATCAAAAAGGCTGGTGCCAATTTGCATCAGGATATCTTGCGAACGCTGTTTCGAGCACCACTACGCTTCTTCACTGATACTGACACTGGCGTTATTACGAACTTGTTCTCGCAAGATTTGAACCTCATAGACACAGAACTTCCAGATGCAGTGGTTAGCACTCTGTTTTCA ATCACCCAAGTTGTAGGGCAAATGGCTGTTATGCTTACTTCGTCTCGCTACCTGGCCATCAGCTTCCCATTCCTCATCGCTCTGCTATACATGGTGCAGAGATTTTACCTCCGCACTTCACGGCAACTACGGCTGCTTGACCTAGAAGCTAAGAGCCCCCTGTA TACACATTTCCTTGACACCGTCAGAGGTATCACAACTCTGCGGGCATTCG GCTTTATTCCTGACGATATCCGCAAGAACGCTCGTCTACTCACTTCCAGTCAAAGACCCTCGTATCTACTTCTCATGATTCAAGAATGGCTAAATCTCGTTCTCAATGTGGTAGTCATGTTGCTAGCAGTAGCCATGACAACTCTTGCCGTTCGCCTTCACTCTAATTCTGCTTTTGCGGGTGCTGCTCTATACAGTCTTCTCAGCTTTGGAGAAAATCTTGCCGGTATTGTGCTTTTCTGGACCAATCTTGAAACCTCTCTCGGGGCGATTGCTAGACTCAAGACCTTCAACGAGACTGTGAAGCCGGAAgacagagaggaggagaccaCTATTCCACCTGAACAGTGGCCTCAGCGTGGCGTGGTGGAGTTAAAGGGTGTATCCGCCAATTATGC CGTTGAAGATCGAGATAGTGCCGTAACCAATCTCGCCCTCCGTAACATTCATCTGATGGTTGATTCGGGAGAGAAGGTTGCCATCTGCGGTCGTACCGGTAGCGGCAAATCCAGTCTAATCGCCCTGCTTCTCAAGATTCTCGATCCTATCTCAGCAACGGCGGAGAACATCTGGATTGATGATCTGCCGCTCCACCGTTTAGACCGGTCTGTGCTACGCCAGCGCATTATCGCAGTGCCCCAAGAAGCAGTTTTTCTACCCGACGGATCTACTTTCCAGGCCAATCTCGATGTATCCGAGGAAGCAACACGCGAAGAATGCGAGGCTGTGCTTGCCGCTGTCGGCTTATGGAAATTTATTCAGGAGCGTGGCGGCCTTGACGCGGGGATGAGCGCATCAACTTTCAGTGCTGGACAGCGGCAGCTCATGTCGCTTGGGCGTGCGCTGCTCAAACGCTCCATTCGAAAACAAAAATCCGGGACCAATACAAAACATGGCGGTATACTGTTGCTGGATGAAGTGAGCTCTAGCGTAGATAAAGAGACAGAACGCGTCATGCAGGAGATTATCAGGACTGAGTTCAAAGATTATACAGTTATTGCGGTAAGTCACCGACTGGACATGATTATGGACTTTGACAGGGTGGTGGTCATGGATACAGGAGAGATTGTTGAGGTGGGAAATCCGGTGGTGTTGTCGCGAGAGGCGGAGAGTAAATTTGGGGATTTAGTGAGAGTGAGGAATAAATAG